In a genomic window of Cynocephalus volans isolate mCynVol1 chromosome 1, mCynVol1.pri, whole genome shotgun sequence:
- the GDF5 gene encoding growth/differentiation factor 5 gives MRLSKLLTFLLWHLAWLDLEFICIVLGAPDLGQRPQGARPGLAKAEAKERPPLARNIFRPGGHSYGGGATNVRAKGGTGQTGGLTQSKKDEPKKLPPRSGGPEPKPGHPPQTRQAAARTVTPKGQLPGGKAPPKAGSVPSSFLLKKAREPGAPREPKEPFRPPPITPHEYMLSLYRTLSDADRKGGNSSVKLEAGLANTITSFIDKGQDDRGPVVRKQRYMFDISALEKDGLLGAELRILRKKPSDMAKPAAPGSGRMAQLKLSSCPSGRQPAALLDVRSVPGLDGSGWEVFDIWKLFRNFKNSAQLCLELEAWERGRAMDLRGLGFDRAARQVHEKALFLVFGRTKKRDLFFNEIKARSGQDDKTVYEYLFSQRRKRRAPLATRQGKRPSKNLKARCSRKALHVNFKDMGWDDWIIAPLEYEAFHCEGLCEFPLRSHLEPTNHAVIQTLMNSMDPESTPPTCCVPTRLSPISILFIDSANNVVYKQYEDMVVESCGCR, from the exons ATGAGACTCTCCAAACTCCTCACTTTCTTGCTTTGGCACCTGGCTTGGCTGGACCTGGAATTTATCTGCATTGTGTTGGGTGCCCCTGACTTGGGCCAGAGACCCCAGGGGGCCAGGCCAGGATTGGCCAAAGCAGAGGCCAAGGAGAGGCCCCCCCTGGCCCGGAACATCTTCAGGCCAGGGGGTCACAGCTATGGTGGGGGGGCCACCAATGTCAGGGCAAAGGGAGGCACCGGACAGACAGGAGGCTTGACACAGTCCAAGAAGGATGAACCCAAAAAGCTGCCCCCCAGATCGGGTGGCCCTGAACCCAAGCCAGGACACCCTCCCCAGACAAGGCAGGCTGCGGCACGGACTGTGACCCCAAAAGGACAGCTTCCAGGGGGTAAGGCACCCCCAAAGGCAGGATCCGTCCCCAGCTCCTTTCTGCTGAAGAAGGCCAGGGAGCCTGGGGCCCCTCGAGAGCCCAAGGAGCCCTTCCGCCCACCCCCCATCACACCTCATGAGTACATGCTCTCGCTGTACAGGACACTGTCTGATGCTGACAGAAAGGGAGGCAACAGCAGCGTGAAGTTGGAGGCTGGCCTGGCCAACACCATCACCAGCTTTATTGACAAAGGGCAAG ATGACCGAGGTCCTGTGGTCAGGAAGCAGAGGTACATGTTTGACATTAGTGCCCTGGAGAAGGACGGACTGCTGGGGGCTGAGCTGCGGATCTTGCGGAAGAAGCCCTCGGACATGGCCAAGCCAGCAGCCCCTGGCAGTGGGCGGATGGCCCAGCTGAAGCTGTCCAGCTGCCCCAGCGGTCGGCAGCCGGCAGCCTTGCTGGATGTGCGCTCTGTGCCAGGCCTGGATGGATCTGGCTGGGAGGTGTTCGACATCTGGAAGCTCTTCCGAAACTTTAAGAACTCGGCCCAGTTGTGCCTGGAGCTGGAGGCCTGGGAACGGGGCCGGGCCATGGACCTCCGTGGCCTGGGCTTTGACCGGGCTGCCCGACAGGTCCATGAGAAGGCCCTGTTCCTGGTATTTGGCCGCACCAAGAAACGGGACCTGTTCTTCAATGAGATTAAAGCCCGCTCTGGCCAGGATGATAAAACAGTGTATGAGTACCTGTTCAGCCAGAGGCGAAAACGGCGGGCCCCACTGGCCACTCGCCAAGGCAAGCGACCCAGCAAGAATCTCAAGGCCCGCTGCAGTCGGAAGGCCCtgcatgtcaacttcaaggacaTGGGCTGGGACGACTGGATCATTGCACCCCTTGAATATGAAGCCTTCCACTGTGAGGGGCTGTGTGAGTTCCCCTTGCGCTCCCACCTGGAGCCTACGAACCATGCGGTTATCCAGACCCTGATGAACTCCATGGACCCTGAGTCCACACCCCCCACCTGCTGTGTGCCCACGCGGCTGAGTCCTATCAGCATCCTCTTCATTGACTCTGCCAACAATGTGGTGTATAAGCAGTATGAGGACATGGTCGTGGAGTCCTGTGGCTGCAGGTAG